From Bacteroidota bacterium, a single genomic window includes:
- a CDS encoding RNA methyltransferase, translating to MLDAVRILRPDELGRPSPEALTSLPRHPIAVVLDNIRSAYNVGSVLRTADAARLAHVWVTGYTPTPEHVRVAKTALGAEHTVPWTHAPNPLALFDRLRADGWTLAALEQTDTPTAIGAVAADQFPLAFVLGNEVKGVRQEILDRCDLALEIPQYGAKHSLNVAVAFGIAAYGLVERWQAK from the coding sequence ATGCTCGACGCTGTGAGAATACTCCGCCCCGACGAACTAGGCCGGCCCTCGCCCGAGGCCCTCACCTCGCTGCCGCGCCACCCCATCGCGGTGGTGCTCGACAATATCCGCTCGGCCTACAACGTCGGCTCGGTCCTCCGCACCGCCGACGCGGCTCGTCTCGCGCACGTCTGGGTCACTGGCTACACCCCGACGCCGGAGCACGTCCGCGTCGCCAAGACCGCCCTCGGGGCCGAGCATACCGTCCCGTGGACCCACGCGCCCAACCCGCTTGCACTCTTCGACCGACTTCGCGCGGACGGCTGGACCCTCGCCGCGCTCGAACAAACCGACACGCCGACCGCTATCGGAGCCGTCGCGGCGGACCAGTTCCCGCTCGCCTTCGTGCTCGGCAACGAGGTCAAGGGCGTCCGGCAGGAGATCCTCGACCGGTGCGACCTCGCGCTCGAAATCCCGCAGTACGGGGCGAAGCACTCGCTCAACGTCGCCGTCGCCTTCGGCATCGCCGCTTACGGACTCGTGGAACGGTGGCAGGCCAAGTGA
- a CDS encoding RES family NAD+ phosphorylase, with translation MREVVRLTQRRYADTAFSGTGALRVDGRWHRAGTPVVYAAESATGALLEMLVHVERPRLLAMDLVTVPARFDEALAVRVEDAYGLPDDWWRFPWPVATQNLGRRWIDEARSAVLDVPSAVVRSARNLLFNPAHPDFGQVEIGEPEPFAIDPRLGA, from the coding sequence ATGCGCGAGGTCGTCCGGCTGACGCAGCGTCGCTACGCGGACACGGCGTTCTCCGGCACCGGGGCACTGCGCGTAGACGGACGCTGGCACCGCGCCGGGACGCCGGTCGTCTACGCCGCCGAGTCGGCCACCGGAGCCCTCCTCGAAATGCTCGTCCACGTCGAGCGCCCGCGCCTGCTGGCGATGGACCTCGTGACGGTGCCCGCCCGGTTCGACGAGGCGCTCGCGGTCCGGGTCGAAGACGCATACGGGTTGCCCGACGACTGGTGGCGTTTCCCGTGGCCTGTCGCGACGCAAAACCTCGGTCGGCGCTGGATCGACGAGGCGCGCTCCGCCGTGCTCGACGTGCCGAGCGCGGTCGTCCGCTCGGCGCGCAATCTCCTCTTCAACCCGGCCCACCCGGACTTCGGGCAGGTCGAGATCGGCGAGCCGGAGCCGTTCGCCATCGACCCTCGCCTCGGGGCGTGA
- a CDS encoding antitoxin Xre-like helix-turn-helix domain-containing protein yields the protein MPSNLPTDVRYNPSAVRRGLPYRSLTRLVAALGLTLAEAAGLLLISERTLARRQSDGRLTQAESDRLVRLERLAADTVEAFDGHAAEAKEWLTTPKTLLGGETPLRHADTEPGLRAVRQMLAVIQHNVAA from the coding sequence ATGCCCTCGAATCTCCCGACCGACGTCCGGTACAACCCGTCCGCCGTCCGGCGCGGGTTGCCGTACCGCAGCCTGACGCGCCTCGTCGCGGCGCTCGGCCTGACGCTCGCCGAGGCGGCCGGGCTGCTGCTCATCAGCGAGCGCACCCTGGCCCGCCGCCAGTCCGACGGACGCCTGACCCAGGCCGAGAGCGACCGCCTCGTCCGGCTCGAACGCCTCGCGGCGGACACAGTCGAAGCCTTCGACGGGCATGCCGCCGAGGCGAAAGAGTGGCTTACCACTCCCAAGACGCTCCTCGGCGGCGAGACGCCGCTCCGCCACGCCGACACCGAGCCGGGGCTGCGCGCCGTCCGCCAGATGCTCGCGGTGATCCAGCACAACGTGGCCGCTTGA